tcgtattattattattatttgttttgttatgcagattttactatgaaaaactatttttgttttgttttttagacaGATACAGACCGTATCGGTTTTAGCCTTTCCTTAGTCCTTAAGCAAATTCGTCGTTTCGTCTTctgtctaaaaaaaatttaaagaaatgtcACAATTTTCCAACAGTAGGTAATTGAAAAGGATTTGGATTATATGTCTCTATAGTCGCGTTTGCACAGcgagaacaataataataataataataatatgcatcgcTGAAACGGAAACGTACATTTAAGGGCTCCGAAATATAGAGGACACTTCTGTAGAATAAAGTACGGACCTGCGTCGGAATcagtcaaaaattaataatcgtgCAAACGGGACCACCTCGGCGGGGTTGGAGCCCATATACCGTCGGATGGTTTTCGTTCTTGGTGGTCGCGGGGGCGGTTGCAGGTTTTTGGAATTATTTACGTGACTGTCTACGCAATAATATAGATACGTCGTGAAGTGAAGGTACTTACATTCCAAGTATTTGGCGAGATCGTAGTCTCTGGTCTGTTCAGCTATCTGCTGAGCCGTCCGGTCTTGTTTATCGACGGCCAGTAGCGGCGCCCCGGCCGACACCAATAGGTAACAGATCTTTCGTTCGCCGTTTTGGACAGCCACGTGCAGTGCCGTCTGCCCTCTACACGCgaaatggaaaaaaacaaaacaaaatcactataaatacaatttatctaacttactatattataagacaatattacaataattatatgcgAAATTGAGTTTTGTTGGTTAATCTtcgaaacatttcaaaataaaagttataccaattatattatagattagttGGGCCTCTGAGAGGTTTCTTTTTATCATGGAATAACAACAACTACAATAAAGAGGGGCCTCCTACGTGAATGTTGTCCTTAAAATACCaaagtatagttttttttctagtcGGTATAGGATAGTGGTTAGTGGTTACATAGTGAGAAAAACATTTTCCCTGAAAAATGTGGTGCCTGATGAGGCAGGTGCCCTTAATTCCCTCCATCAATACTGGCCTGGGAGTAGCTTTAGGcaggtattgtataatataaaagtgtatTACGTCAAAATATTCACTCTAAACGTAGTCGgtgaaaagtttttattatgtttaaactttatTGCAGTGTAAacacagatatataaataaaatgttcccAACTAAAACGAGTGCTTTTCAagtaattatgtacataattaattgtGGGGTGGAAGTCATTCTTAGGAAAAAAACGAAGTCGGGGGATAAACCATCCGAACGAAAAAAACTGCAGAGGACCGGAAATTCACCTCATCCTCGTCATATTGACCCCCCACGCATAGGTAAACTGTACCGTTTTAGGCTCATATATAACGTCCgtgcaaaatatattacaaacagagtataatattaaaaaacataataataaacaaatgttcACATGTTTGGGTTATCATCGTGCTAAATCgttcggttattttttttgttctaacgCCTTAAAAGTGCTACGTTTCTAGTTTGCAGACCGTTCCACGTTTGAGTACGGTTCGCGGATTTGGACATCGATCAGTGTAGGGCAGTCATAACCATATTAAATCATGTCCAAAACATGTGTGTTTATGTGTTTGTGTTTTAAGGTTTATATCTGACCAACGCAATATCAGAGAAATCTTTTGTACGGTTGTTACGAAGGGTTGCTGTACAGCTGTATTTTAAGTATaggcaatattatttattgtcagACGTAcctattttaacttaattatgtGTTAAGCAATGCTATTTTTTCAATGTTGGCTTTTCCGATAAAATTGTGCCcgaataatactatttaaatggCCTTCTAATAACTCATCTacagtataaataatgaattataataatatctaaaaaaccGTTATCATGAACGTATCTACCTAATTTTCGCAAGAACACGATGACGTGATTATTACGGTCGGATAAGTTTTACCTACTTCTCAaaatactgtatttatatatgatattatataataatatgtttcgatACCTCTTACTGTAATAATgtgatttttgaaaactattagggACGTTTAATTAATCAGTTATTCGACAATCCATAAATTTTTTCTATCTCcttgatattttaagaattcttattttataacataagtttctatttttattCACTCTTTGcttgtataatgtaggtatatgtatatatttttaataaaatccacTAACCCACACACAACGTTTTGTGTGGGTATTATTTcctttaatagaataaaaaagtacctacataaatattatattatattatattataatttctaggGCGAACTTCGTGTAGCTAAAAGAACCACCAATTCTTGGCCTTTTGCTGACAACGAATCAAGTCAACACGAGACCTTTATTTACAGCCTCAGTGTAGGACATacaccaatacatttatcgagAAGAAACGATTTGTCCATAATACGTATCTGCTGTGACACCCTCGAATCGTATTTTGTAGGTAGGAACTTGCATATTGGCATACAATAGGACCAAccagtaaaaaatatgaaaattaattaaattactttttgtagtgattgtattttttttttagttgcagTGACTTATATTTCGAcagttaataattgttattcgtatttattcacggtatttgaaatattattataacgtttttggACGTGGGCCGAGAGTCGTGCCAAGTATCCGAGCCAATCATATAATGGACACCAATTACACAGTAACAGTGATCCAACGACGCCGTTATACTgattgtcaataattataaatagaaaacatttttcaacattGGGTTCGATATTCAATAAATCACCAGTCAAGATTCACTGGCTAAGGAAATATATGCCTACTTAATCATAAGCAACCGATTTGGCTCATAGACTGCGCGAAACCAAGTCTCCGCGGGTCTCTAGCTGTACTAAAAGCTGGTGAAATACGTCTGGTTAGCTGGTTAGCAGATTCCTATGTGATGTATGCATTTTACCTATATGAGCACGGGCcggtgataattatattatcacaaaGCAATCATATCGCAAATAAACAGAAGAATTATAATTCGAATGGTCGAATCCCTATAATTTGTGCGGAGTATAGAGAGGCTCTCGAGATCAAACTGAATTCGTACATTACGACCGCAGTGGCGATGACTGTgtgctttattttattttgtagtttaccACGGTAACAATAAAATCGAGTAGGCGCGAGTACGCGACGGCCATTGAACgagagaataatatattaatattatattatatcgagttATCGAACGACTTCAGTGGTGGAGTGGTGGTTTCACCGTGGTAGGGGTGGTTGCAGCAGGTTAGATGTGGTTGCTGTGGCGGTGGGGTGGTTTTATCGGGGTAGGGATGGTTGCAGCGGCGTAGGGGTGGTTGCAGCGGCCTACACGTGCGTGCGTAGGTACGACGAAATCGCATTAGCGGGGGCGGATTTACCCCGATGGCATCCCCGGGCATTCGAAAGGCGTGCAAGCGTTCACCAGCGTTCACGTCAACAGAGAAATAAAGACAATTTTTGCCGACGGTTATATTAAAACCACTCGGGGAGCGAAACAAAGCGGTCAAAGTTTTTcttcgttaaaatatatagtttaataatataatacctactactcgattatttaattttacgtcAGACACTGCCTACTCattgaacataattattttactttattattatgtcatgcaGGTACGCCTGACTTTTAAAGTAACAAATGTGTTTGATTGTCTTACGTCCTGAAAGTTGTGTTTGACTACGTAacaccaataaaataatttatattgttatttgtaacaatataaacaatatacatacagGTATGTATAGGCAGTGTGTTAGTCAAAGGGTCACAAAACACAAACAATTTTGTTGAAAGAATGTTTGATTCTAAGAATAATGGTAAAGGTTTAACGTTTTCACTCACATTATCCAATGAGTTATTGAAAAGAGACGCATGACGTCATTGGTTAGGGCTCGCGGTAATTGCCTATCTTTTACGTGTAAATGTTACTCGCTTCACACAATAATTTActtacttttaaagtatatttccTTGTACGCATGTGGTGTGTTTTTATGTACCGAAAATGTTAGTAGAGCCAGAGTTTTCTTAaagtgttcatttttttttaaaatatttaaaatgtttatcgaAATAAATTGATGCTCTGCACCGTTGTAACTACTATGTATGTACGTAACGAAAACATctcttttagtatttttattattaaaagaaaaaccaaacgttatatttgaaatgttgatacttttatattatatatcgtttttcgtacaaaaaattacctatttccatataaatcaaaaatctaaataataatctttagtTTAGTAAATCATTGTGTAAAGCGATCAACTTAAACACGCGTAAGATAGGCGATAATGTCACCCCGACACATTGACGTCAATTTTATCCCAATATCTTCTTTTAAAtggtatttgtttttagaatggATTTTGCCAAAATTGTTGTTAGTAGTTCTGACTTCTGACTACAATAACTTAGCATTTAAtagtaatttgaatatattttttttgtgtactctTAGCTGTTACTTCACTATCGTTAATTATATAGACTtttgtataaaaagtatatgTGTTACTctcgcgttaaaaaaaaaaaaaaaaaaaacagtttactaATATCTCTCTAATTTTTTGTCAATCGAAATAGATGTAAATagaaataatgtacctaattaagtaTCATTTGAACAAATGATTGAACAATCGAAGACTGAACTTTGAcgagtttttaatattatatactcatattatggatattctattttaaagtacttatcTATAATTTGTTCCGATTAAGTGTCGTACTCAAGTGACGCATACAATAGCAAAATTTACGATAAGAAAAATAACCACTTTTCTTCgttgttttcaatattaaagCATGTTATTGAACTGcagttatcaaatttaaaggtgaacataaatatattatttggggTGCtgcgtaaatatttttgttgatatattaatattattaagcaataGTTTTgagcatttaattatttacgaaATCAGGTAAGTACTCACTCTAGGTTGTCTTTGACCGACACGATGTTGGACGGCGCGTTGGCCAGTATGTACCTAACCAGGTTGGAATCGCCGCGCTGGCTTGCGACATGTAGAGCTGTCTGACCGTCCTTGTTGATGGACATCAGAGAGTAACCCATTTCGAACAGATTTCTCAGCTAGAAAACGAAAATGTCAAAAAGAATGTTCAGTGACGGTATTGTGCGGTGGTGGTGTACCGCGGGCACAcaacgacataatataatattatgacgtctgTCGGTAGAATAAACACAGAAAACGTGTAAATTGGGTTTAAACGGAAATCAAAATAGTACGGGGGCGAACGatttgaataaaacataaaggcatgtaggtatactatagttTGGTACgcaaacaatgaaataaattaacggttcatgtatgtaggtaggtatgcattataatatgatgtgcaAAATCCTGCTGCAGGATTTCGTGCAAAAATAACAGCATGTTGTTGTGTGAAACCTGGGTGTGACgatttaatttgtgttattgTACATTACCATATTTAAGTTCCCTGTTTTGGCCGCTTCGATTATTTTATCGGAAGTCCGCACTTGACCGTAATGACTGCAACAGACGACaacacttattaaaaataatgaaatgcttacaaaaaagaTTCGCTGATAAATATTTCTATCTTTTACTCTCGTTTGacgttaacatattataatattatgtaataatattactattacgaaattaaaattaaaaaaaaaacacacacacacacacaNNNNNNNNNNNNNNNNNNNNNNNNNNNNNNNNNNNNNNNNNNNNNNNNNNNNNNNNNNNNNNNNNNNNNNNNNNNNNNNNNNNNNNNNNNNNNNNNNNNNGGGGGGGGGGTTCTAGGTCCGCGCATgg
This is a stretch of genomic DNA from Acyrthosiphon pisum isolate AL4f chromosome A3, pea_aphid_22Mar2018_4r6ur, whole genome shotgun sequence. It encodes these proteins:
- the LOC115034424 gene encoding eye-specific diacylglycerol kinase-like, with amino-acid sequence MLRNLFEMGYSLMSINKDGQTALHVASQRGDSNLVRYILANAPSNIVSVKDNLEGQTALHVAVQNGERKICYLLVSAGAPLLAVDKQDRTAQQIAEQTRDYDLAKYLEYRRRNDEFA